The following proteins are encoded in a genomic region of Enterocloster clostridioformis:
- the tnpC gene encoding IS66 family transposase, whose amino-acid sequence MDPLFTEEQLNKMSREDIISLMKTMREHYQKQETKIQILEEKTKELEFLNAMLSDRLTLAQRKQFGPSSEKYADGYTQLNLFNEAEQEAEPDAPEPEMEEIHPSSYKRKKRSGKKEEDLSAFETTEVIEYKLTGADRNCPDCNTKYKVVTKETVKRLKFVPARFEVAEEVTYVYSCPKCGAMKRPEKAPSLLKGSVATPSLAAGIMNAKYVGGMPLARQEREFARYDLNLSTKTMANWIIQCADRYLQPLYELMKEEFLRSRYAHGDETRVQVIDEPEQKGSTQNWMWVYLTDEYSGAPRMVLFQYERTRAGYHPVEFLGDQYQGYFTCDGYQAYHSLPERITVTGCMAHARRRFDESLTVLKKDFTKEQLKETTAYQAMERIGMFYKIEEMIRDKSPEERYEERQKQAKPLLEAFFEWLHTLEDAVDRSSKIGEAVLYTLNQETYLKRYLEDGHLSIDNLAAERALKNFAIGRRNWLFAKSIRGAQASATVYSITETALLNGLKPYNYLTYVMEKMKELGAFPAKEEMLELLPWSSNLPDDCRSKLKK is encoded by the coding sequence ATGGATCCGCTTTTTACAGAGGAACAACTGAACAAGATGAGCAGGGAGGATATCATCTCCCTGATGAAAACCATGCGGGAGCATTATCAGAAACAGGAAACAAAGATCCAGATCCTCGAAGAAAAAACAAAGGAACTGGAATTCCTGAACGCGATGCTTTCTGACCGTCTGACTCTTGCGCAGCGGAAACAGTTTGGCCCATCCAGCGAAAAATATGCGGATGGCTATACGCAGCTGAACCTTTTTAACGAGGCAGAGCAGGAAGCAGAGCCTGATGCGCCGGAGCCGGAAATGGAGGAGATCCATCCGTCTTCCTATAAAAGAAAGAAACGTTCCGGCAAAAAGGAGGAAGATCTTTCCGCCTTTGAGACAACGGAAGTAATTGAGTATAAGCTGACCGGCGCGGACCGAAACTGTCCGGACTGCAATACCAAATATAAAGTCGTGACAAAAGAGACGGTGAAGCGCCTGAAGTTTGTCCCTGCACGGTTTGAAGTGGCGGAGGAGGTCACCTATGTTTACAGCTGCCCAAAATGCGGGGCGATGAAACGTCCGGAAAAGGCGCCTTCCCTTCTCAAAGGCAGTGTGGCAACACCATCCCTGGCGGCAGGCATCATGAACGCAAAGTATGTGGGCGGCATGCCCCTTGCGCGTCAGGAACGGGAATTCGCCCGTTACGACCTGAACCTTTCCACAAAGACCATGGCGAATTGGATCATCCAGTGTGCGGACCGGTATCTGCAGCCGCTTTATGAACTGATGAAGGAAGAATTCCTCCGGAGCCGGTACGCTCATGGGGATGAAACCCGTGTACAGGTAATCGATGAGCCGGAACAGAAAGGTTCCACCCAGAACTGGATGTGGGTCTATCTCACTGATGAATACAGCGGCGCACCCCGGATGGTCCTCTTCCAATACGAAAGAACCCGGGCGGGATATCATCCGGTGGAATTCCTTGGGGATCAGTACCAGGGATATTTCACCTGCGATGGATACCAGGCATATCACAGCCTTCCGGAAAGGATCACCGTGACAGGATGCATGGCCCATGCGAGGCGCAGATTTGATGAATCCCTGACCGTTTTGAAAAAGGACTTTACCAAAGAGCAGCTGAAGGAAACAACCGCATATCAGGCAATGGAACGGATCGGGATGTTCTATAAGATCGAGGAGATGATCCGTGACAAGTCACCGGAAGAAAGGTATGAAGAGCGTCAAAAGCAGGCAAAGCCGCTTTTAGAGGCTTTCTTCGAGTGGCTTCATACCCTGGAGGATGCTGTGGACAGATCTTCTAAGATCGGAGAGGCGGTCCTGTATACGCTGAACCAGGAAACCTATCTGAAAAGGTATCTGGAAGATGGCCATCTGAGTATTGACAATCTAGCTGCAGAGCGGGCACTGAAAAATTTTGCCATAGGGAGACGCAACTGGCTGTTTGCCAAAAGCATCCGCGGGGCACAGGCCAGTGCGACTGTGTACAGCATCACAGAAACTGCGCTTCTGAATGGACTGAAGCCATACAACTATCTCACATATGTGATGGAAAAGATGAAAGAACTCGGTGCGTTTCCGGCAAAGGAAGAAATGCTGGAGCTTCTCCCATGGTCCTCCAATCTGCCTGATGATTGCCGCAGCAAACTTAAAAAGTAA
- a CDS encoding AraC family transcriptional regulator has protein sequence MISQSFQIAQQLIHDICYLSVQYLDTDEVIQSFSETYMLHTLQSFLNPATLKRLCLTLAADKLYYIIDQFDIHFILFLIDEAPVVAGPFCPLIMTKQDCMKYISHHQLSPCSSNDLLSYRSQFPVISEENAIHIIRSLLHTLQPSSKDREMEYINLSNKPNLPEKQESDLSFRKNYSELIQERYQLEQRFMRDVENGNFHAAILNLRNMQRDVAFLKELGTTLESERIGAAIVRTMVRISAMRAGLPAAVIDLVSTQNTITTQNAKSVEEIFREKEKMVNAFCQEILSHKNHQYSNLVSNAMHYIEHHYSQNLTVRQLADELNVNINRLISVFQTETGRTPGNYIQNVRLTQASHLLSNTDLSVQNISTMVGIPDANYFIKLFKREYSMTPNQYRKFYRL, from the coding sequence ATGATATCCCAGTCCTTTCAAATCGCCCAACAATTAATCCATGATATTTGCTACCTGTCAGTTCAGTACCTGGATACTGACGAAGTTATACAGTCTTTCAGTGAAACCTATATGCTTCATACCTTACAGAGTTTCTTGAATCCTGCTACCTTAAAGCGGCTTTGCCTGACATTAGCTGCCGATAAACTATACTATATTATCGACCAGTTTGATATCCATTTTATCTTGTTTCTTATAGATGAAGCTCCTGTTGTTGCAGGTCCTTTCTGTCCACTAATCATGACGAAACAGGACTGTATGAAATATATTAGTCATCATCAGCTTTCCCCATGTTCTTCTAATGATCTGTTATCGTACCGAAGCCAGTTTCCTGTTATCAGCGAAGAAAATGCGATACATATCATTCGCTCTCTTCTTCATACCCTGCAGCCATCCTCCAAAGATCGGGAGATGGAATATATCAATTTATCAAATAAACCAAATTTACCGGAGAAACAGGAATCCGACCTTTCTTTTCGGAAAAATTACTCGGAATTAATTCAAGAACGTTACCAACTAGAGCAACGTTTTATGAGAGATGTTGAAAACGGAAATTTCCACGCCGCAATTTTGAATTTAAGAAACATGCAGAGGGATGTGGCCTTTTTAAAAGAGCTTGGAACTACTTTAGAAAGCGAACGGATTGGGGCTGCTATTGTACGTACAATGGTGAGAATCTCGGCAATGCGTGCCGGGCTCCCCGCCGCCGTCATAGATTTAGTTTCCACTCAAAATACAATTACGACCCAAAACGCCAAATCTGTTGAGGAAATTTTTAGAGAAAAGGAAAAAATGGTCAATGCTTTCTGCCAGGAAATCCTTTCCCACAAAAACCATCAATACAGTAACCTTGTATCAAATGCAATGCATTATATTGAACATCACTATTCACAAAATTTAACCGTGAGACAATTAGCAGATGAGCTTAACGTCAATATCAACCGTCTTATCTCTGTCTTTCAGACAGAGACAGGAAGAACTCCAGGCAATTATATTCAAAATGTACGACTAACACAAGCCTCCCACCTTTTGTCGAATACAGATTTAAGCGTTCAAAATATAAGTACTATGGTCGGCATCCCTGACGCAAATTATTTTATTAAACTTTTTAAAAGAGAATATTCCATGACTCCTAATCAGTATCGAAAATTTTATCGCTTATAA